A genomic window from Periweissella cryptocerci includes:
- a CDS encoding phage major capsid protein gives MTVEQQTFNPATVLMHDAKNGYIPNVYSDLVLDDFLHESVVTKLGKFIDMGSDTEKEFQHQLNGPGAYWVAEGQRINTTTSEWATIKMTSHKLATIVPITNEYGKMNQADFFDMMRPQIAAAFYEKFDKAVLLGIDNPFTQSIESIVTDEDNDAVVTTRYANKIDEEDVLALEDLLTDKEIDPNAFISTSKNRSMLRKARNNNGVDSSEVYDRTSKNIDGVATAELSGVERGELYLGDWNNLFYGVPAGIEYKISEEGSLSTVVGSDGQVINLFERDMVAMRVTMYVSMMVLKEDGFAKLEQGTEVAGDDYGKQVVVNVNTGAEEIPAG, from the coding sequence ATGACAGTGGAACAACAAACATTCAATCCAGCTACGGTATTAATGCATGATGCCAAGAACGGCTATATTCCAAATGTGTATTCTGATTTGGTGTTAGACGATTTCTTGCACGAATCAGTCGTGACTAAGCTCGGTAAGTTCATCGATATGGGTAGCGATACTGAAAAGGAATTTCAACACCAATTGAACGGGCCTGGTGCTTACTGGGTTGCTGAAGGTCAACGCATTAACACTACTACCTCTGAATGGGCAACTATCAAGATGACATCGCATAAGTTGGCTACCATCGTGCCTATCACTAATGAATATGGCAAGATGAACCAAGCGGACTTCTTTGATATGATGCGCCCACAAATTGCAGCAGCATTTTATGAAAAGTTCGATAAGGCTGTATTGTTGGGTATTGATAACCCATTCACACAATCAATCGAATCAATCGTGACTGATGAAGATAACGATGCCGTTGTTACAACTCGATACGCTAACAAGATTGATGAAGAAGATGTCTTGGCGCTTGAGGATTTGCTTACTGATAAGGAAATTGACCCTAACGCGTTCATCTCTACTAGCAAGAACCGCTCTATGCTTCGTAAGGCTCGCAACAATAACGGTGTTGATAGCTCAGAAGTCTATGACCGCACATCTAAGAATATTGATGGTGTGGCCACAGCAGAACTTAGCGGTGTAGAACGCGGTGAGTTGTATCTTGGTGATTGGAACAACTTGTTCTATGGTGTGCCAGCTGGTATCGAATACAAGATTTCAGAAGAAGGCTCATTATCAACAGTCGTTGGTTCTGATGGTCAAGTAATCAACTTGTTTGAACGTGATATGGTTGCAATGCGTGTGACTATGTATGTTTCAATGATGGTTCTTAAGGAAGATGGCTTCGCTAAGTTGGAACAAGGCACCGAAGTTGCTGGTGATGATTACGGCAAGCAAGTTGTTGTTAACGTAAATACTGGAGCGGAAGAAATTCCAGCAGGTTAA
- a CDS encoding DNA adenine methylase, whose product MLKIKSSKLGMPYQGSKRALSGQILSKIVNKVGTRDFVLYDLFGGGGAMTAAVVENGIPVHYNELDPKTYELFEYVMTHEEFPDEFYKWYSHEEADELVKQDGVLSSFIRIVWSFGNGVSKFSYLYGTDIEPFKKLGHYAVVFGDKQSIDKLNRQFSTDAFSVFDTGENTYKGRDLKVRRLSFGQITKKLNLELNETVLQHLQGLEQLNRLEHLQRLEQLNRRKQLTFSNGDYRTIEIPDNAVIYVDPPYRGTAGYAQEFDTKAFDKWVSEQTVPVFISEYNAPFEVIWGKVKAETFSHTAKRTKNVEKLFWNGISKIDN is encoded by the coding sequence ATGTTAAAAATTAAATCATCAAAACTTGGCATGCCTTATCAAGGTAGCAAACGCGCTCTGTCTGGACAGATACTCTCAAAGATTGTTAATAAGGTCGGTACGCGAGACTTCGTGTTATACGACTTGTTTGGCGGTGGAGGTGCGATGACTGCTGCCGTAGTTGAAAACGGGATTCCGGTTCATTACAACGAGCTGGATCCTAAAACATATGAGCTATTCGAATATGTTATGACGCATGAAGAATTTCCAGATGAGTTTTACAAGTGGTACAGCCACGAAGAAGCAGATGAACTAGTCAAGCAAGACGGTGTTTTAAGCAGCTTCATTCGTATCGTCTGGTCATTTGGTAATGGAGTCTCAAAGTTTTCATACTTATACGGAACCGACATCGAACCATTCAAAAAATTAGGTCACTATGCGGTAGTGTTTGGCGATAAGCAATCAATTGATAAGTTGAATAGACAATTCAGCACAGATGCCTTTAGTGTATTTGATACCGGAGAAAATACTTATAAAGGCCGAGATTTAAAGGTGCGTCGATTAAGTTTCGGTCAAATTACTAAAAAGCTTAATTTGGAATTGAACGAAACGGTATTACAACATTTGCAAGGGCTCGAACAACTCAATCGCCTCGAACATTTGCAAAGACTTGAGCAACTTAATCGACGCAAGCAACTCACTTTTTCAAATGGAGATTATCGTACAATTGAAATTCCGGATAATGCAGTTATCTATGTTGACCCACCGTATAGAGGGACAGCAGGTTATGCACAAGAGTTTGATACTAAAGCGTTCGATAAGTGGGTAAGCGAGCAAACGGTGCCTGTATTCATTAGCGAGTACAATGCTCCGTTTGAAGTTATCTGGGGCAAGGTTAAAGCCGAAACGTTTAGTCATACAGCTAAGCGTACTAAGAACGTAGAGAAGTTATTTTGGAATGGAATTTCAAAGATAGACAATTAA
- a CDS encoding DUF6096 family protein, protein MKPIEFKFGSKTLSLKLDTATAVRIETRLGKAFVGIFFDGENFRLPMTQELLIVLQEANTIHGVAIADMYALNDEFMAAGGNYMELIPAIQNLMSEAGFLPKTDKPEAIKAPSAPAMVAVPEVQVPTETPAQPTV, encoded by the coding sequence ATGAAACCTATTGAATTTAAATTTGGCTCTAAGACACTCTCATTGAAGTTAGATACTGCAACTGCCGTGCGTATTGAAACGCGTTTAGGCAAAGCATTTGTCGGCATTTTCTTTGACGGTGAAAACTTCCGATTGCCAATGACGCAAGAATTATTAATCGTACTTCAAGAAGCTAACACGATTCACGGTGTTGCTATCGCTGATATGTATGCGTTAAATGATGAGTTCATGGCAGCAGGCGGTAACTACATGGAATTGATTCCGGCCATTCAAAATTTGATGAGTGAAGCGGGTTTTTTACCAAAGACAGACAAACCGGAAGCTATCAAAGCGCCTTCAGCGCCAGCAATGGTAGCAGTACCGGAAGTTCAAGTGCCAACGGAAACTCCAGCACAACCAACGGTGTAA
- a CDS encoding terminase small subunit — translation MALDEFGLTLKQRIFADEYIINHGNASEAYRKAGYSAKVTAAGASEILRNPKVQAYIAMRTAEAKSKRTMDVTEALERLASIARGEKQRGVSNSVEKVENGNGKSSTKKRAKTYEYTPDSHDQLSAIDTILKVNGAFNESLNVKLELPTFVDDVPEDD, via the coding sequence ATGGCATTAGATGAATTCGGCTTAACGCTCAAACAACGGATATTCGCTGACGAGTACATTATTAATCATGGTAATGCCTCCGAGGCGTATCGAAAGGCTGGTTATTCAGCAAAGGTCACGGCTGCCGGCGCGTCTGAAATCTTGAGAAATCCAAAGGTTCAGGCTTATATCGCTATGCGGACGGCTGAAGCTAAATCTAAGCGTACTATGGACGTCACAGAGGCGCTTGAACGTCTCGCTAGTATTGCTAGAGGGGAAAAGCAGAGAGGCGTCTCAAACAGCGTGGAAAAGGTCGAAAACGGGAACGGCAAATCTTCGACAAAAAAGCGTGCTAAAACATATGAGTACACACCGGACAGTCACGACCAATTAAGCGCTATTGATACGATACTTAAAGTTAATGGTGCGTTTAACGAAAGCCTCAACGTTAAGTTGGAACTGCCGACGTTCGTTGACGATGTTCCAGAAGATGATTGA
- a CDS encoding phage portal protein, which produces MTDEVLIPVANEFENDINVNRFNQTQRYDAQSNIRYTYNGEAADLLSNLSELMKFIQHHKEHQAPRLKYLKSYADGNNVGILTGDRRIGKEKADNRATHSFGEYIANFFTAYDTGVPLKIAIPNDDKGTAQINEINDYNKIDALNTEVYLDAAVFGRGYELWYRSEDDKDVVVRLDPLNTFVIYNFDIKPKPIMAVSYRPVALDENKYLITVYTNNKAVVFNETAIESGQLVLNSEEAHAFERVPIVEWQLDRERKSTFEKVIPLINLYDGSESDTANYMQDLVDAMLVITGDIDGAGLSADDMIGMARANILALQSGVDSSGKQTQMGANYIYKQYDVAGIEAYKKRLTNDIHKFSYTIDLTDSEFMGNISGEAMKYKLLGMQNKASTHQNWFIKGLIERYHLVANIESSVNEWEGEEYSSVAVDFTPNLPKNVKEAVETFSGLGLQVSQKTMLSQQPYIDNPDDEIKQIQEEADEREAMMPTEPALPIDDAGNLQGGDVNAKLA; this is translated from the coding sequence ATGACAGACGAAGTGTTGATACCAGTAGCGAATGAGTTTGAGAATGACATTAATGTTAATCGATTTAATCAGACGCAAAGATATGATGCGCAATCGAATATTCGATATACGTATAACGGTGAAGCAGCTGATTTGCTATCTAACCTATCAGAATTGATGAAATTCATTCAACACCATAAAGAGCACCAAGCGCCACGATTAAAGTATTTAAAATCATATGCCGACGGTAATAACGTTGGTATTTTGACTGGTGATAGGCGTATCGGTAAAGAGAAAGCTGATAACCGTGCAACTCATTCGTTTGGCGAGTATATCGCTAACTTCTTTACTGCATATGATACTGGTGTACCTCTTAAAATTGCTATTCCAAACGATGATAAGGGTACTGCGCAAATCAATGAGATTAACGATTACAACAAAATCGACGCGCTTAATACCGAAGTCTATTTAGACGCTGCAGTGTTTGGTCGCGGATATGAACTGTGGTACCGCTCGGAAGATGATAAGGATGTTGTCGTTCGTCTGGATCCATTAAACACATTCGTAATCTATAACTTCGACATCAAGCCTAAGCCAATCATGGCAGTTAGCTATCGCCCTGTTGCGTTAGACGAGAACAAGTATTTGATTACCGTTTACACAAACAATAAGGCAGTAGTGTTCAACGAGACGGCTATCGAATCTGGACAGCTAGTATTGAATAGCGAAGAAGCGCATGCGTTTGAGCGTGTGCCGATTGTTGAGTGGCAACTCGACCGCGAACGCAAGAGTACGTTTGAGAAGGTCATTCCGCTAATCAATCTCTATGATGGTAGCGAATCAGATACAGCAAACTACATGCAAGATTTAGTCGACGCAATGTTAGTTATTACTGGTGATATTGATGGTGCTGGCTTAAGCGCAGATGACATGATTGGAATGGCACGTGCTAATATTTTGGCATTGCAATCCGGCGTTGATTCAAGTGGTAAGCAAACGCAAATGGGCGCTAACTATATTTACAAGCAATATGATGTCGCAGGAATTGAAGCATACAAGAAACGTCTTACGAACGATATTCATAAGTTCTCATATACGATTGATTTAACTGATAGCGAGTTCATGGGAAACATCTCCGGTGAGGCAATGAAGTATAAATTACTCGGCATGCAAAACAAGGCTTCTACACACCAGAACTGGTTCATTAAGGGGTTGATTGAACGGTATCATCTCGTTGCTAACATCGAAAGTAGCGTTAACGAGTGGGAAGGTGAGGAGTATTCAAGCGTTGCTGTGGACTTCACACCTAACCTTCCTAAGAACGTTAAGGAAGCTGTCGAGACGTTTAGTGGCTTAGGCTTGCAAGTATCACAGAAAACAATGCTTAGCCAACAGCCTTATATCGACAACCCAGATGATGAAATTAAGCAGATTCAAGAAGAAGCAGATGAACGTGAAGCTATGATGCCGACTGAACCAGCGTTGCCGATTGATGACGCTGGCAACTTGCAAGGCGGTGATGTGAATGCGAAGCTTGCATGA
- a CDS encoding phage tail tube protein produces the protein MTIESGLLSAQTLLQYSTTESGTYSDLGGVQSVPEIGGAPEKVDVTTLADTQKKYIKGLQDTDNMEFKVVYRGSNFTTAKAMETAASKFWKVLYPDGSFVSFKAGVTVKRDATEVNGALTFTVILTPETDFTYGTTA, from the coding sequence ATGACTATTGAATCAGGATTATTGTCGGCGCAAACATTGCTCCAATACTCAACAACAGAATCAGGTACTTATTCCGACTTGGGCGGTGTTCAATCCGTTCCAGAAATCGGTGGGGCACCTGAAAAGGTGGATGTAACCACACTTGCCGATACGCAAAAGAAATACATCAAGGGGCTTCAAGATACTGACAACATGGAATTTAAAGTTGTATATCGTGGCTCAAACTTCACGACCGCTAAGGCTATGGAAACCGCAGCGTCTAAGTTCTGGAAGGTGCTCTATCCAGACGGCTCATTCGTATCATTTAAGGCTGGTGTCACTGTTAAGCGTGACGCTACCGAAGTTAATGGTGCATTGACATTTACTGTCATTTTGACCCCAGAAACAGACTTCACTTATGGAACTACTGCTTAA
- a CDS encoding ParB N-terminal domain-containing protein: MMQIIDKLIDELIPYANNARFNDQAVDAVARSIDEFGFKVPVIVDGNGEIIAGHTRVKAAKKLGLETVPTIVADDLSPEQVKAFRLADNKVGEIAEWDMDALAIELQELELTDIDMSGFGFADVTTLDDLDDDEFEDDDIETGGDNFDKVVAALSKLSSADLITMPEFEGNRVVFHVKN; encoded by the coding sequence ATGATGCAAATTATAGATAAGTTGATTGATGAATTGATTCCATACGCTAATAATGCCCGATTCAATGACCAAGCGGTTGATGCGGTGGCACGTTCTATTGATGAGTTCGGCTTTAAAGTGCCGGTAATTGTTGATGGTAACGGTGAAATCATCGCTGGCCACACACGAGTTAAGGCAGCTAAAAAGTTGGGACTAGAAACAGTGCCGACTATCGTTGCCGATGATTTAAGTCCGGAGCAAGTAAAAGCATTCCGTCTCGCTGATAACAAGGTTGGCGAAATTGCGGAATGGGATATGGATGCCTTAGCAATTGAATTACAAGAACTTGAATTGACTGATATTGATATGAGCGGTTTTGGTTTCGCAGATGTTACCACGCTTGATGATTTAGATGACGATGAGTTTGAAGATGATGATATTGAAACTGGAGGCGATAACTTCGACAAGGTAGTTGCTGCGCTCTCAAAGTTAAGCTCAGCTGATTTAATTACCATGCCAGAGTTTGAAGGCAATCGGGTGGTATTCCATGTTAAAAATTAA
- a CDS encoding DUF4355 domain-containing protein: MLLKSMIRLHEADTGTEGGNAGVEPEKTYTQAEVDSLTDKKVDKAIQTALAKQQEEFASKLETEKEEAAKYAKMTAEQKKSAEMEKREQEIAERETKIALQELHGEVVADLNEQGLPIELADVFTVNGVDTETIKGAIEKVSETIKTQIAEGIKAGARQSAPKSGVNLGSKENNTSLAERASKARII; the protein is encoded by the coding sequence ATGTTATTGAAAAGTATGATTCGTTTACATGAGGCCGATACCGGAACAGAAGGTGGCAACGCAGGCGTTGAACCTGAAAAGACATATACGCAGGCGGAAGTTGATTCGCTTACTGATAAGAAGGTTGATAAGGCTATTCAAACTGCTCTAGCTAAGCAGCAAGAAGAATTCGCATCTAAGCTTGAAACTGAAAAAGAAGAAGCTGCGAAGTATGCCAAGATGACCGCCGAGCAAAAGAAGTCAGCTGAAATGGAAAAGCGCGAACAAGAAATTGCAGAACGTGAAACCAAGATTGCACTTCAAGAATTGCATGGTGAAGTTGTCGCTGATTTAAACGAACAAGGATTGCCGATTGAATTAGCAGATGTATTTACCGTTAACGGCGTTGATACCGAAACAATTAAAGGCGCAATCGAAAAAGTTTCCGAAACTATCAAGACGCAAATTGCCGAAGGGATTAAGGCTGGCGCACGTCAGTCAGCTCCTAAGAGTGGTGTAAATCTTGGTAGCAAGGAAAATAACACGTCACTTGCAGAGCGTGCTTCTAAAGCTCGCATTATTTAA
- a CDS encoding HK97 gp10 family phage protein, giving the protein MGTIKLKLDVAKLKNGAAKHTDMYRKASMRASRRMGEDMKKLATSNLESSVRYGTGGLASSIRYRYKEQKGGRVTVSLYSNSDHSDYRELGTGRVGAQSVRMEVKHAYGSVAYTSKDVWVFPTDMDFGVLYGMVSWQSKDGQWFARTHGQKSRPYLFPAYKQVSQKAKQYLSDEFRNVKG; this is encoded by the coding sequence ATGGGAACTATTAAATTAAAGCTAGATGTTGCTAAGCTGAAAAATGGTGCTGCTAAGCATACAGATATGTATCGAAAAGCCAGTATGCGAGCCTCTCGGCGCATGGGCGAAGATATGAAGAAGTTAGCCACGTCCAACCTTGAATCATCTGTGAGGTATGGAACCGGCGGTCTAGCGAGCTCTATTCGGTATCGGTACAAGGAACAAAAGGGTGGACGCGTAACGGTATCGCTTTACAGTAATTCGGATCATTCCGATTATCGCGAATTAGGTACTGGTCGCGTAGGTGCTCAATCTGTCCGCATGGAAGTTAAGCATGCGTATGGCTCTGTTGCATATACTAGCAAGGATGTGTGGGTCTTTCCGACTGACATGGATTTTGGCGTGCTCTACGGTATGGTGAGCTGGCAAAGCAAAGACGGTCAGTGGTTTGCTCGAACGCATGGGCAGAAGTCACGACCATATTTGTTTCCGGCGTATAAGCAGGTATCGCAGAAGGCTAAGCAATATCTTAGTGACGAATTTAGAAATGTGAAAGGGTGA
- a CDS encoding PBSX family phage terminase large subunit, translating into MSETVSISKLIGKGYNRYWNDRHFYKVVKGSRGSKKSKTTALWYIYHIMKYDWANILVVRRYSHTNKQSTFTDLQWAVHKLKVDSLFKFNSSLPEIEYLPTGQKIIFRGLDDPLKITSISVAVGFLTWVWFEESYQLESWDAVQTVIESIRGGDDDNPEFFKQATFTFNPWSERHWLKSTFFDEDTKVKDVFAYTTTYKSNEWLTKEDIARYEDVRRTNPRRARITLDGEWGVAEGLVYENFVVEDFSIHDKVKNADAVTQGMDFGFKNDPTTYINAAINFDDKDIWLTEELYQKGMLTDEIFAWLKAHDHLKEEIKGDEAEQRLIAELKLKGVRRIIPSAKGKDSIRQGIQYLQGFTIHIHPSLNHTIDEINTYAYDQDREGKWLNKPIDANNHIMDALRYAVSTWSLKPTKRDVNKTIRKVKGLIK; encoded by the coding sequence ATGAGCGAAACAGTATCAATTAGTAAATTAATTGGCAAAGGTTATAACCGATATTGGAATGACCGACACTTCTACAAGGTAGTCAAAGGCTCGCGTGGTAGCAAGAAATCAAAGACTACTGCACTGTGGTATATCTATCACATTATGAAATACGATTGGGCTAACATCTTGGTAGTTCGTCGATATTCACATACTAATAAGCAATCTACATTTACAGATTTGCAATGGGCTGTCCACAAGTTAAAAGTGGATAGCCTTTTTAAGTTCAATAGTTCGTTGCCTGAAATCGAATACCTGCCAACTGGCCAGAAGATTATTTTTCGTGGATTAGATGATCCGTTGAAAATCACATCTATTTCTGTCGCGGTTGGCTTTTTGACTTGGGTATGGTTTGAGGAAAGCTACCAGCTTGAATCTTGGGACGCTGTTCAAACTGTCATTGAATCTATTCGTGGTGGTGACGATGATAACCCCGAGTTCTTTAAGCAAGCAACCTTCACGTTTAACCCTTGGAGTGAGCGCCACTGGCTTAAGTCCACGTTTTTTGATGAAGATACGAAGGTCAAAGATGTATTCGCGTATACGACGACTTACAAGTCTAACGAGTGGCTTACCAAAGAAGATATAGCCCGATATGAAGATGTACGCAGAACTAATCCCAGACGTGCGCGCATCACGTTAGACGGTGAGTGGGGTGTGGCAGAAGGATTAGTGTATGAAAACTTCGTGGTTGAGGACTTTAGTATTCACGACAAGGTAAAGAACGCCGACGCCGTAACGCAAGGAATGGATTTCGGTTTCAAGAATGACCCAACGACGTATATCAACGCAGCTATTAACTTTGACGATAAGGACATCTGGCTGACAGAAGAACTGTATCAAAAAGGAATGCTGACAGATGAAATATTCGCGTGGCTAAAAGCGCATGACCATTTGAAAGAAGAAATCAAAGGCGATGAAGCTGAGCAACGTTTGATTGCTGAATTGAAGTTGAAGGGCGTCCGCCGGATTATCCCAAGCGCCAAAGGTAAGGATTCAATTCGACAAGGTATTCAGTACCTACAAGGATTCACGATTCATATTCACCCGTCTTTAAATCATACGATTGATGAAATAAACACATATGCGTATGACCAAGACAGAGAAGGTAAGTGGCTCAACAAGCCGATTGATGCCAACAACCACATCATGGACGCATTGCGCTATGCCGTCAGCACTTGGAGCTTGAAGCCAACTAAACGTGATGTGAATAAAACTATTAGGAAAGTGAAGGGATTGATTAAATGA